In one Corallococcus sp. EGB genomic region, the following are encoded:
- a CDS encoding sigma 54-interacting transcriptional regulator, whose amino-acid sequence MASLTVRTPDGKVRTVSLLKRITSLGRGSDNDVLLEDASVPASALHVTFDGTRYEVGSLGATFHVNGKRRDSHALSTGDVVKVGGTELTFSREDALREPARRDLPEREVPLSPATTASSDSHTAELPGVVGRELVLLKRLTVFSERLFGSYDVDRILESLLDEAIEVTRADKGFLILMESGEPRVKAARNVARENIEDAVEKLSDSIIAKVVKDQKAIIVADALDAPEFKASESVVNLKVHSVMCVPVMHKGDLFGVLYVGNDRLVNRFEPKSLDMLTVFAAQASLLLQNALLVNDLKLDNTELRRKLEDQRYGDIVGACQGMRDVYKRIDKIAPTDISVLITGETGTGKELIAREIHRRSPRGKGPFITVNCGAIPENLLESELFGHAKGAFTGAVATRPGKFQAAIGGTLFLDEIGEMPLQLQVKLLRALQDKVVYKVGENRGEPVDIRVVAATNKILEEEVKRNTFREDLYYRLNVVTVKLPPLRERGEDVIVLGRYFLQKYAREFNSKARGFTPAAAVSMKKYGWPGNIRELENRLKKAVVLADKPLLGADDLDLKPENLEPIMPLLQAKEEFQKRYINEVLARNNGNRTKTAKDLGVDPRTIFRHLEKLEAEKTGGPLPPDENEELL is encoded by the coding sequence ATGGCCAGCCTCACCGTCCGCACCCCCGATGGAAAGGTCCGCACGGTCTCCCTGCTCAAGCGCATCACCAGCCTGGGGCGGGGATCCGACAACGACGTGCTCCTGGAGGACGCCAGCGTCCCCGCCAGCGCCCTGCACGTCACCTTCGACGGCACCCGCTATGAAGTGGGCAGCCTGGGCGCCACCTTCCACGTCAACGGCAAGCGCCGCGACAGCCACGCGCTCTCCACCGGCGACGTGGTCAAGGTGGGCGGCACCGAGCTGACCTTCTCCCGCGAGGACGCCCTCCGCGAGCCCGCGCGCCGCGACCTGCCCGAGCGCGAGGTGCCCCTCTCCCCCGCCACCACCGCGTCCTCGGATTCCCACACCGCGGAGCTGCCCGGCGTGGTGGGCCGCGAGCTGGTGCTGCTCAAGCGGCTCACCGTGTTCAGCGAGCGGCTCTTCGGCAGCTACGACGTGGACCGCATCCTGGAGAGCCTGCTGGACGAGGCCATCGAGGTCACCCGCGCGGACAAGGGCTTCCTCATCCTGATGGAGAGCGGCGAGCCGCGCGTGAAGGCCGCGCGCAACGTGGCCCGGGAGAACATCGAGGACGCGGTGGAGAAGCTGTCCGACTCCATCATCGCCAAGGTGGTGAAGGACCAGAAGGCCATCATCGTCGCGGACGCGCTGGACGCGCCGGAGTTCAAGGCCAGCGAGTCCGTGGTGAACCTCAAGGTCCACTCCGTCATGTGCGTGCCCGTGATGCACAAGGGAGACCTGTTCGGCGTGCTCTACGTGGGCAATGACCGGCTGGTGAACCGCTTCGAGCCCAAGAGCCTGGACATGCTCACCGTGTTCGCGGCGCAGGCGTCCCTGCTGCTCCAGAACGCGCTGCTCGTGAACGACCTGAAGCTCGACAACACGGAGCTGCGCCGCAAGCTGGAGGATCAACGCTACGGCGACATCGTGGGCGCGTGCCAGGGCATGCGGGACGTGTACAAGCGCATCGACAAGATCGCCCCCACGGACATCTCCGTGCTGATCACGGGCGAGACGGGCACCGGCAAGGAGCTCATCGCCCGGGAGATCCACCGCCGCTCGCCTCGCGGCAAGGGCCCGTTCATCACGGTGAACTGCGGCGCCATCCCGGAGAACCTGTTGGAGAGCGAGCTGTTCGGCCACGCCAAGGGCGCCTTCACCGGCGCGGTGGCCACCCGGCCCGGCAAGTTCCAGGCGGCCATCGGCGGCACGCTCTTCCTGGACGAAATCGGCGAGATGCCGCTCCAGCTCCAGGTGAAGCTGCTGCGCGCGCTCCAGGACAAGGTCGTCTACAAGGTCGGTGAGAACCGCGGCGAGCCGGTGGACATCCGCGTGGTGGCCGCGACGAATAAGATCCTGGAGGAAGAGGTGAAGCGGAACACGTTCCGCGAGGACCTCTACTACCGGCTCAACGTCGTCACGGTGAAGCTGCCGCCCCTGCGCGAGCGCGGCGAGGACGTCATCGTCCTGGGCCGCTACTTCCTCCAGAAGTACGCGCGCGAGTTCAACTCCAAGGCGCGCGGCTTCACGCCCGCGGCCGCCGTGTCCATGAAGAAGTACGGCTGGCCGGGCAACATCCGCGAGCTGGAGAACCGCCTGAAGAAGGCGGTGGTGCTGGCGGACAAGCCGCTGCTCGGCGCGGACGACCTGGACCTCAAGCCGGAGAACCTGGAGCCCATCATGCCGCTGCTCCAGGCGAAGGAGGAGTTCCAGAAGCGCTACATCAACGAGGTGCTGGCGCGGAACAACGGCAACCGCACCAAGACGGCCAAGGACCTGGGCGTGGATCCGCGCACCATCTTCCGCCACCTGGAGAAGCTGGAGGCGGAGAAGACGGGCGGTCCGCTTCCTCCCGACGAGAACGAGGAACTGCTATAG
- a CDS encoding serine/threonine-protein kinase — translation MTLVGRHIGRYRILEELGSGGMSVVYKGLDTALDREVAVKVLHPHLAGKDESRRRLAREARAVAKLHHPNILEVFDFSSAEAHDAFIVTEYIRGRTLKTYLDEGPLEPPELAAMIIHELAAALAHAHEAGVIHRDLKPENVMVREDGVLKLMDFGIARLLDIEDRMTVTGALVGSPAHMSPEIIEGLEAGPEADVFSLGIMFYALMTGRLPFTASNTTATLKRILDGAYEDPRRRVPALSDELADICATCLQRDPSRRYPNAGKLRDALADALAGLGFPRVGEELISFFADPPSYQRLARQRIVAALLDRGERQLEEKRTPRALACLNQVLALDATNERALGLLKGLQRQQRRRTWRRRGIRVGIGAGVALALGLGGWQLHRMNASSPETPKAEGSKAPGSQLAAGAAPSKGAQAGDTGSQAVGNARGAQDTAGTTGSPGGTGPTRGTQVTGPVNGAPGTPSGAQATGGTTGPPNGARPSGAQGMGGTGRDAPASQGDTSPRLPPSPDRAPSRPTLVASVEPQDDPRHPRGGRIPVSILVRPYGSIRVDGGPSGTQQLAQHDLHLTPGEHTVIVSCGYCEDATETIDVKPDGDHVFRLRALLKPSQLSMDYQPPDATVRVGDVERTASDSLQHPFDIRSPRGPASFQHRVQVEISSPGYKAEKRVVLLEPGKPTTLRGSLAPE, via the coding sequence ATGACGCTCGTCGGCCGCCATATCGGTCGTTATCGCATCCTGGAGGAGCTGGGCTCCGGGGGCATGAGCGTCGTGTACAAGGGCCTGGACACGGCCCTGGACCGCGAGGTCGCGGTGAAGGTGCTGCACCCGCACCTGGCCGGCAAGGACGAGTCGCGGCGGCGCCTGGCTCGCGAGGCCCGCGCGGTGGCGAAGCTGCACCACCCCAACATCCTGGAGGTGTTCGACTTCTCCTCGGCGGAGGCGCACGACGCCTTCATCGTCACGGAGTACATCCGCGGGCGGACGCTCAAGACGTACCTGGATGAAGGCCCGCTGGAGCCGCCGGAGCTGGCGGCGATGATCATCCACGAGCTGGCGGCGGCGCTGGCGCACGCGCACGAGGCGGGCGTCATCCACCGCGACCTGAAGCCGGAGAACGTCATGGTGCGTGAGGACGGCGTCCTCAAGCTCATGGACTTCGGCATCGCGCGGCTGCTGGACATCGAGGACCGGATGACGGTGACGGGCGCGCTGGTGGGCTCGCCCGCGCACATGTCGCCGGAGATCATCGAAGGCCTGGAGGCCGGGCCCGAGGCGGACGTCTTCAGCCTGGGGATCATGTTCTACGCGCTGATGACGGGCCGGCTGCCGTTCACCGCGTCGAACACCACGGCGACGCTGAAGCGCATCCTGGACGGGGCCTATGAGGACCCGCGCCGCCGCGTGCCCGCGCTGTCGGACGAGCTGGCGGACATCTGCGCGACGTGCCTCCAGCGGGACCCGTCGCGGCGCTATCCCAACGCGGGGAAGCTGCGCGACGCGCTGGCGGATGCGCTCGCGGGGCTGGGCTTCCCCCGCGTGGGCGAGGAGCTGATCTCCTTCTTCGCGGATCCGCCGTCGTACCAGCGGCTCGCGCGCCAGCGCATCGTCGCGGCGCTCCTGGACCGCGGGGAGCGGCAGCTGGAGGAGAAGCGGACGCCGCGCGCGCTGGCGTGCCTCAACCAGGTGCTCGCGCTGGACGCGACGAACGAGCGGGCGCTGGGCTTGCTCAAGGGCCTCCAGCGTCAGCAGCGGCGGCGCACCTGGCGCAGGCGCGGCATCCGCGTGGGCATCGGTGCGGGCGTGGCGCTCGCGCTGGGGCTGGGCGGCTGGCAGCTGCACCGGATGAACGCGAGCTCGCCCGAGACACCGAAGGCCGAAGGTTCGAAGGCACCGGGTTCTCAGCTCGCGGCCGGCGCCGCTCCGTCCAAGGGCGCGCAGGCCGGCGACACCGGCTCGCAGGCCGTGGGCAACGCCCGTGGCGCACAGGACACCGCAGGCACGACGGGTTCGCCTGGCGGCACGGGCCCCACTCGCGGCACGCAAGTCACGGGCCCCGTCAACGGCGCGCCGGGCACTCCGAGCGGCGCACAGGCCACGGGTGGCACCACGGGCCCTCCGAACGGCGCGCGCCCCTCCGGCGCGCAGGGCATGGGCGGCACCGGCCGCGACGCCCCCGCGTCCCAGGGCGACACCTCTCCGCGCCTCCCCCCCTCCCCGGATCGCGCCCCCTCGCGTCCCACGCTCGTCGCCAGCGTGGAGCCGCAGGACGACCCCAGGCACCCGCGCGGTGGCCGGATCCCCGTGTCCATCCTCGTGCGCCCCTACGGCTCCATCCGCGTGGACGGCGGCCCGTCCGGCACCCAGCAGCTGGCGCAGCACGACCTGCACCTCACCCCGGGTGAGCACACCGTCATCGTGTCCTGCGGCTACTGCGAGGACGCCACGGAGACCATCGACGTGAAACCGGACGGAGATCACGTCTTCCGCCTGCGCGCCCTGCTCAAGCCGTCACAGCTCTCCATGGACTACCAGCCCCCGGACGCGACCGTGCGCGTGGGAGACGTGGAGCGCACCGCGAGCGACAGCCTCCAGCACCCGTTCGACATCCGCTCCCCCCGGGGCCCCGCCAGCTTCCAGCACCGCGTGCAGGTGGAGATCTCCTCCCCCGGCTACAAGGCGGAGAAGCGCGTCGTCCTGCTGGAGCCCGGCAAGCCCACCACCCTGCGCGGGAGCCTGGCGCCCGAATGA
- a CDS encoding 6-phosphofructokinase, translated as MARPLRLGVLTGGGDCPGLNALIRGLVRRGVHEFGHSFVGIENGYMGLVEPELVRPLGVEDTRGILPKGGTILGTSNKANPFSYPVRESSGWVEMDLSDQALRRCEELRLDGLVAIGGDGTLSIAHQLADKGLKVVGCPKTIDNDLSGTDQTFGFDTARLIVTEALDRLHSTAEAHDRVMVVEIMGRHAGFLTLESGIAGGADLILIPEIPYRVESVLETLKRRATRRRSFSIIAISEGAYPEGGALSVLAEAADIPGRGVVRLGGSGKVCADLLARHIDAEIRVTVLGHLQRGGSPSAADRVLATRYGCKVLDLVRDGQWGHMVALRNNDVVAVPLSESRKERRVDVQGDLVRFARSMGIGFGD; from the coding sequence ATGGCCCGACCTCTACGACTTGGTGTCCTCACCGGCGGTGGTGATTGCCCGGGGCTCAACGCGCTCATCCGGGGCCTCGTCCGCCGAGGGGTGCACGAGTTCGGCCACTCGTTCGTGGGCATCGAGAACGGCTACATGGGCCTGGTGGAGCCAGAGCTCGTCCGCCCGCTCGGCGTGGAGGACACGCGCGGCATCCTGCCCAAGGGCGGCACCATCCTCGGCACGTCCAACAAGGCGAACCCGTTCTCCTACCCGGTGCGTGAGAGCTCCGGCTGGGTGGAGATGGATCTGTCGGACCAGGCCCTGCGCCGCTGCGAGGAGTTGCGGCTGGACGGCCTGGTCGCCATTGGGGGGGACGGCACGCTCTCCATCGCGCACCAGCTGGCGGACAAGGGGCTGAAGGTCGTCGGGTGTCCGAAGACCATCGACAACGACTTGTCCGGCACGGACCAGACGTTCGGGTTCGACACCGCGCGGCTCATCGTCACGGAGGCGCTGGACCGGCTGCACTCCACCGCGGAGGCGCATGACCGCGTGATGGTGGTGGAGATCATGGGCCGCCACGCGGGGTTCCTCACGCTGGAGAGCGGCATCGCGGGCGGCGCGGACCTCATCCTCATCCCGGAGATTCCCTACCGGGTGGAGTCCGTGCTGGAGACGCTGAAGCGCCGGGCCACGCGGCGGCGCAGCTTCTCCATCATCGCCATCTCCGAGGGCGCCTATCCCGAGGGCGGCGCGCTGTCCGTGCTGGCGGAGGCCGCGGACATCCCGGGCCGGGGCGTGGTGCGGCTGGGCGGCTCCGGCAAGGTGTGCGCGGACCTGCTGGCGCGGCACATCGACGCGGAGATCCGTGTCACGGTGCTGGGCCACCTGCAGCGCGGCGGCAGCCCCAGCGCGGCGGACCGGGTGCTGGCCACGCGCTACGGGTGCAAGGTGCTGGACCTGGTGCGGGACGGACAGTGGGGACACATGGTGGCGCTGCGGAACAACGACGTCGTCGCGGTGCCGCTGAGCGAGTCGCGCAAGGAGCGACGCGTGGACGTCCAGGGAGACCTGGTGCGGTTCGCGCGGAGCATGGGCATCGGGTTCGGGGACTGA
- a CDS encoding CPBP family intramembrane glutamic endopeptidase — MRNPRKETLTFIAVTLAVSWTMAVLFIAGGEKSPWLIRWMMCVPGIVGLGCSWFFRREPPSAVGFAFPGWKWWFLGLALPLAYGAVIAPLAYAVRFVTGDAAFVRYQPELLKGPFGVTGLATVPVMILLFWTLTVTWFLAAAAVRWRWVEKLGAKLPERWRWLRYGLAALVWWPVVGFGVPSELGEEVGWRGTLLRWWMDRPAVAAALTMPVWAAFHLPLVFSSTQRGHTAQNVTFLLSIAAAAVVFAQLYMASRSIWPPALFHISWNLINPLLFGSVYNGRPGLFGGQVWVFNGEGVFGLLLHGVVAAWLFRHWRRSARSAERDVMQGSAATPA; from the coding sequence ATGAGGAATCCCCGGAAAGAAACCCTCACCTTCATCGCGGTGACGCTGGCGGTGAGCTGGACGATGGCGGTCCTGTTCATCGCCGGTGGTGAGAAGTCCCCGTGGCTGATTCGCTGGATGATGTGCGTGCCCGGCATCGTGGGCCTGGGGTGCTCGTGGTTCTTCCGGCGTGAGCCTCCGTCCGCGGTGGGCTTCGCTTTCCCCGGCTGGAAGTGGTGGTTCCTGGGGCTCGCGCTGCCGCTGGCGTACGGCGCCGTCATCGCGCCGCTGGCCTACGCGGTGCGGTTCGTGACCGGGGACGCGGCCTTTGTCCGGTACCAGCCGGAGCTGCTCAAGGGGCCGTTCGGCGTGACGGGCCTCGCCACCGTGCCGGTGATGATCCTCCTGTTCTGGACGCTGACGGTGACGTGGTTCCTGGCCGCGGCGGCCGTGCGCTGGCGCTGGGTGGAGAAGCTGGGCGCGAAGCTGCCCGAGCGCTGGCGCTGGCTGCGCTACGGCCTGGCGGCGCTGGTGTGGTGGCCCGTCGTGGGCTTCGGCGTCCCCAGCGAGCTGGGCGAAGAGGTGGGCTGGCGCGGGACGCTCTTGCGCTGGTGGATGGACCGGCCGGCGGTGGCCGCGGCCCTCACCATGCCGGTGTGGGCCGCCTTCCACCTGCCCCTCGTCTTCTCCTCCACACAGCGCGGGCACACGGCGCAGAACGTGACGTTCCTCCTGTCCATCGCCGCGGCCGCGGTGGTGTTCGCGCAGCTCTACATGGCGTCGCGCTCCATCTGGCCGCCCGCCCTCTTCCACATCAGCTGGAACCTGATCAACCCGCTCCTCTTCGGCAGCGTCTACAACGGCCGGCCGGGGCTCTTCGGCGGTCAGGTCTGGGTCTTCAACGGCGAGGGCGTCTTCGGCCTGCTGCTTCACGGAGTGGTCGCCGCGTGGCTCTTCCGTCACTGGCGGCGCAGCGCCCGGAGCGCGGAGCGCGATGTGATGCAGGGCTCCGCCGCCACGCCCGCCTGA
- a CDS encoding MBL fold metallo-hydrolase, with protein sequence MTVPLYRLADATLVEPLVQDFQAWWMTVAPMPASLHLQAYLLPLLKAYLQTPDFHAKAAKDPALSGSSFVGIAPERADEVRALMQRMTAAQEDRIKLAEAFDEFQTQLLAEAKGQSLEPLYARLPEPLKGVVELVYDYVNRPSMRVHEGLLYRGRHHKTDLQSMRLRRLKTDAERDSLLTTPRLMGPGQLDWKVPFHDERLDKLFSLDLEPKPLEWIRDVLGDAVQSDADLMPLLTEAPQTLPETWNGPGVRIRYVGHACVLVEWKGTSILIDAVVPVRPEKTGPLERMSFADLPRRIDYVLITHSHPDHLDIETLLRLRHRIGTLMVPRASGALAGDYSPRLLARSLGFKNVLEPYFYESLPIADGEIIAAPFMGEHGDVAHAKTAWIIRTGDERLFFAADSMCVDETTYRDLRSTVGELHTVFMNTEIEGAPHTWMMEGFFPKKRDRKLEKNRRCRGSNSTEGLRLLELVGAKRLFNYAMGLEPWMEHIIGPAATPETPRMKESDLLLTTARERGLQAERLQGAQQVHLKA encoded by the coding sequence ATGACCGTTCCCCTGTATCGCCTCGCGGACGCCACCCTCGTTGAACCGCTCGTCCAGGACTTCCAGGCCTGGTGGATGACGGTGGCCCCCATGCCCGCGAGCCTGCATCTGCAGGCCTACCTGCTTCCCCTGCTGAAGGCCTACCTGCAGACGCCGGACTTCCACGCGAAGGCGGCGAAGGACCCCGCGCTCAGCGGCAGCTCCTTCGTGGGCATCGCGCCGGAGCGCGCGGACGAGGTGCGGGCGCTCATGCAGCGGATGACCGCCGCGCAGGAGGATCGCATCAAGCTGGCGGAGGCGTTCGACGAGTTCCAGACGCAGCTGCTGGCGGAGGCCAAGGGCCAGTCCCTGGAGCCGCTGTACGCGCGGCTGCCGGAGCCGCTCAAGGGCGTGGTGGAGCTGGTGTACGACTACGTGAACCGCCCGTCGATGCGCGTGCACGAGGGCCTGCTGTATCGCGGGCGCCACCACAAGACGGACCTGCAGTCCATGCGGCTTCGCCGGCTGAAGACGGACGCGGAGCGCGACTCGCTGCTCACCACGCCGCGCCTGATGGGGCCGGGGCAGCTGGACTGGAAGGTTCCGTTCCACGACGAGCGCCTGGACAAGCTGTTCAGCCTGGACCTGGAGCCCAAGCCCCTGGAGTGGATCCGCGACGTGCTGGGCGACGCGGTGCAGTCCGACGCGGACCTGATGCCCCTGCTCACCGAGGCGCCGCAGACGCTTCCCGAGACCTGGAACGGGCCGGGCGTGCGCATCCGCTACGTGGGCCACGCGTGCGTGCTGGTGGAGTGGAAGGGCACGTCCATCCTCATCGACGCGGTGGTGCCGGTGCGGCCGGAGAAGACGGGCCCGCTGGAGCGCATGTCCTTCGCGGACCTGCCCCGCCGCATCGACTACGTGCTGATCACGCACAGCCACCCGGATCACCTGGACATCGAGACGCTGCTGCGCCTGCGCCACCGCATCGGCACGCTGATGGTGCCGCGCGCCAGCGGCGCCCTGGCCGGTGACTACTCGCCGCGGCTGTTGGCCAGGTCGCTCGGCTTCAAGAACGTGCTGGAGCCGTACTTCTACGAGTCCCTGCCCATCGCGGACGGAGAGATCATCGCCGCGCCGTTCATGGGCGAGCACGGCGACGTGGCCCACGCCAAGACGGCGTGGATCATCCGCACCGGCGACGAGCGCCTGTTCTTCGCCGCCGACTCCATGTGCGTGGACGAGACGACCTACCGCGACCTGCGCAGCACCGTGGGCGAGCTGCATACGGTCTTCATGAACACGGAGATCGAGGGCGCGCCGCACACGTGGATGATGGAGGGCTTCTTCCCCAAGAAGCGCGACCGCAAGCTGGAGAAGAACCGCCGCTGCCGCGGCAGCAACTCCACGGAGGGCCTGCGCCTGCTGGAGCTGGTGGGCGCGAAGCGGCTCTTCAACTACGCCATGGGGCTGGAGCCCTGGATGGAGCACATCATCGGGCCCGCGGCCACGCCGGAGACGCCCCGCATGAAGGAGTCCGACCTGCTGCTCACCACCGCCCGCGAGCGCGGCCTCCAGGCCGAGCGGCTCCAGGGCGCCCAGCAGGTCCACCTCAAGGCCTGA